One part of the Aquila chrysaetos chrysaetos unplaced genomic scaffold, bAquChr1.4, whole genome shotgun sequence genome encodes these proteins:
- the LOC115337684 gene encoding coiled-coil domain-containing protein 9-like isoform X6: MSAALDLRSKEEKDAELDKRIEALRKKNEALIKRYQGIEEDRKKAEQEGIAVTALRRVRPADAEPERRWVDKDLSVTVQVMLSPGEKRVVKDKKPLGTPKPGRGATPRGSGRAGLRPSGRSPQGEPPAKPFWEGAGGNGVTPAERGGRGRRLRGRGAAGAVMGGDAGPDRKSKEWEERRRQNIEKMNEEMEKIAEYERNQRDGLHEKNPVRNFLDDPRRSGPFQDTDRKEGSRRHVRNWGGADFDKVKAGMEREKTWQGPVRTPGRRSSPKAGGQLDMTLSMTGRERAEYVRWKKEREQIDQERLARHRKPTGQWRREWDAEKSDSMFKEGSAAAPGSEMSGGEENKRPPPKPLTFGEFLTPHRTQRRRKGRGRGQGTGTKPYSMHDNRWEEKELPVSTEEAESRKVEEAPSGALPEPPRPLSPEEDEDQWEDVSEEEEEEEEEEGGGTSPGSSSEDEAPRRLSLVELAGPPQGEQSPAEPPQGEEMRPNTEQEASGKHEEAAGSPAEDRTQGDMAFPRQPDAEVAPGTVEITDFERPDSTCETSRSCRALLPASLVSGSGSFQSLGSASGGGGWRVLCLPGRLRRLTAKCPDVLEQPLRHSGRSHRDCYSFLETVSRQE; encoded by the exons ATG tcGGCCGCGCTGGACCTGAGATCGAAGGAGGAGAAGGACGCGGAGCTGGATAAACGTATCGAAGCGCTACGGAAGAAGAACGAGGCCCTTATTAAGCGTTAtcagg GGATCGAGGAAGATCGGAAGAAAGCGGAGCAGGAGGGAATTGCGGTGACGGCTTTGCGCCGCGTGAGGCCAGCTGATGCTGAGCCAGAGAGGAGATGGGTGGACAAGGATCTCTCCGTCACTGTCCAGGTTATGCTCTCCCCCGGG gAGAAGCGTGTGGTGAAGGACAAGAAGCCATTGGGCACCCCGAAACCTGGACGTGGCGCCACTCCCCGTGGCTCGGGGCGTGCCGGGTTGCGTCCTTCTGGCCGTTCCCCCCAGGGGGAACCCCCTGCCAAGCCATTTTGGGAGGGTGCTGGTGGGAATGGCGTGACCCCGGCGGAGCGCGGCGGACGGGGACGGCGCttgcggggccggggggcagcTGGTGCGGTGATGGGGGGTGATGCCGGTCCCGACCGAAAGTCCAAG GAGTGGGAAGAGCGACGGCGGCAGAACATTGAGAAGATGAATGAGGAGATGGAGAAGATTGCAGAGTACGAGAGGAACCAGCGg GACGGGCTTCACGAGAAGAATCCTGTACGTAACTTCTTGGATGACCCGCGCCGCAGTGGCCCCTTCCAGGACACCGATCGTAAAGAGGGGAGCCGGCGACATGTCCGAAATTGGGGGGGAGCTGATTTCGACAAGGTCAAGGCAGGAATGGAGCGTGAGAAGACCTGGCAGGGCCCCGTACGTACCCCG GGACGCCGTTCCAGCCCGAAAGCTGGGGGGCAGCTGGACATGACGCTCTCCATGACGGGTCGGGAGCGAGCCGAATACGTCCGCTGGAAGAAAGAACGGGAACAAATCGATCAGGAACGCCTGGCGCGGCACCGCAAACCCACCGGGCAGTGGCGGCGGGAGTGGGATGCCGAGAAATCGGACAGCAT gttcAAGGAGGGCTCTGCGGCAGCGCCCGGCTCAGAAATGAGCGGTGGGGAGGAAAACAAGCGCCCTCCTCCCAAACCTCTCACTTTTGGGGAATTCCTCACCCCACATCGCACCCAGCGGAGGAGAAAGGGCCGGGGACGTGGCCAGGGCACCGGGACCAAGCCCTACAG catgCATGATAACcggtgggaggagaaggagctgcCGGTATCGACCGAGGAAGCTGAGAGCCGGAAG GTGGAAGAAGCGCCGAGTGGGGCCCTCCCGGAGCCTCCCCGCCCCCTGAGccctgaggaagatgaagacCAGTGGGAGGACgtcagtgaggaggaggaagaagaggaggaggaagaaggcgGTGGCACCAGCCCAGGATCATCGAGCGAGGACGAAGCACCCCGCA GACTGAGCCTCGTGGAGCTGGCTGGGCCCCCCCagggggagcagagccctgcagagcccccACAAGGGGAAGAAATGAGGCCGAACACGGAGCAAGAGGCTTCGGGAAAGCACGAGGAGGCGGCAGGGAGCCCGGCAGAGGATAGAACGCAAG GAGACATGGCGTTTCCCCGCCAGCCGGATGCGGAGGTGGCCCCCGGCACGGTGGAGATCACGGACTTTGAGCGG CCTGACTCTACCTGCGAAACATCCCGGAGTTGCCGTGCTTTGCTCCCGGCATCTCTGGTTTCGGGATCTGGTTCCTTCCAAAGCCTGGGAAGCGCGTCGGGTGGTGGAGGCTGGCGGGTGCTGTGCTTGCCCGGGAGGCTGCGACGTCt GACGGCCAAGTGCCCCGATGTCCTGGAGCAGCCCCTCCGTCACTCGGGTCGCTCCCACCGTGACTGCTACAGCTTTCTAGAGACTGTGAGCCGGCAGGAATAA
- the LOC115337684 gene encoding coiled-coil domain-containing protein 9-like isoform X3, producing the protein MSAALDLRSKEEKDAELDKRIEALRKKNEALIKRYQGIEEDRKKAEQEGIAVTALRRVRPADAEPERRWVDKDLSVTVQEKRVVKDKKPLGTPKPGRGATPRGSGRAGLRPSGRSPQGEPPAKPFWEGAGGNGVTPAERGGRGRRLRGRGAAGAVMGGDAGPDRKSKEWEERRRQNIEKMNEEMEKIAEYERNQRDGLHEKNPVRNFLDDPRRSGPFQDTDRKEGSRRHVRNWGGADFDKVKAGMEREKTWQGPVRTPGRRSSPKAGGQLDMTLSMTGRERAEYVRWKKEREQIDQERLARHRKPTGQWRREWDAEKSDSMFKEGSAAAPGSEMSGGEENKRPPPKPLTFGEFLTPHRTQRRRKGRGRGQGTGTKPYSMHDNRWEEKELPVSTEEAESRKVEEAPSGALPEPPRPLSPEEDEDQWEDVSEEEEEEEEEEGGGTSPGSSSEDEAPRSASPKAQRPPRAGQAAAPKLRVPPTTVAPVPDRGAGTPLSPFSPVEGHQPVSDWGEEMDLASPRSSLGDSPLSGPTVPKSRGDSGEIPGLSLVELAGPPQGEQSPAEPPQGEEMRPNTEQEASGKHEEAAGSPAEDRTQGDMAFPRQPDAEVAPGTVEITDFERPDSTCETSRSCRALLPASLVSGSGSFQSLGSASGGGGWRVLCLPGRLRRLTAKCPDVLEQPLRHSGRSHRDCYSFLETVSRQE; encoded by the exons ATG tcGGCCGCGCTGGACCTGAGATCGAAGGAGGAGAAGGACGCGGAGCTGGATAAACGTATCGAAGCGCTACGGAAGAAGAACGAGGCCCTTATTAAGCGTTAtcagg GGATCGAGGAAGATCGGAAGAAAGCGGAGCAGGAGGGAATTGCGGTGACGGCTTTGCGCCGCGTGAGGCCAGCTGATGCTGAGCCAGAGAGGAGATGGGTGGACAAGGATCTCTCCGTCACTGTCCAG gAGAAGCGTGTGGTGAAGGACAAGAAGCCATTGGGCACCCCGAAACCTGGACGTGGCGCCACTCCCCGTGGCTCGGGGCGTGCCGGGTTGCGTCCTTCTGGCCGTTCCCCCCAGGGGGAACCCCCTGCCAAGCCATTTTGGGAGGGTGCTGGTGGGAATGGCGTGACCCCGGCGGAGCGCGGCGGACGGGGACGGCGCttgcggggccggggggcagcTGGTGCGGTGATGGGGGGTGATGCCGGTCCCGACCGAAAGTCCAAG GAGTGGGAAGAGCGACGGCGGCAGAACATTGAGAAGATGAATGAGGAGATGGAGAAGATTGCAGAGTACGAGAGGAACCAGCGg GACGGGCTTCACGAGAAGAATCCTGTACGTAACTTCTTGGATGACCCGCGCCGCAGTGGCCCCTTCCAGGACACCGATCGTAAAGAGGGGAGCCGGCGACATGTCCGAAATTGGGGGGGAGCTGATTTCGACAAGGTCAAGGCAGGAATGGAGCGTGAGAAGACCTGGCAGGGCCCCGTACGTACCCCG GGACGCCGTTCCAGCCCGAAAGCTGGGGGGCAGCTGGACATGACGCTCTCCATGACGGGTCGGGAGCGAGCCGAATACGTCCGCTGGAAGAAAGAACGGGAACAAATCGATCAGGAACGCCTGGCGCGGCACCGCAAACCCACCGGGCAGTGGCGGCGGGAGTGGGATGCCGAGAAATCGGACAGCAT gttcAAGGAGGGCTCTGCGGCAGCGCCCGGCTCAGAAATGAGCGGTGGGGAGGAAAACAAGCGCCCTCCTCCCAAACCTCTCACTTTTGGGGAATTCCTCACCCCACATCGCACCCAGCGGAGGAGAAAGGGCCGGGGACGTGGCCAGGGCACCGGGACCAAGCCCTACAG catgCATGATAACcggtgggaggagaaggagctgcCGGTATCGACCGAGGAAGCTGAGAGCCGGAAG GTGGAAGAAGCGCCGAGTGGGGCCCTCCCGGAGCCTCCCCGCCCCCTGAGccctgaggaagatgaagacCAGTGGGAGGACgtcagtgaggaggaggaagaagaggaggaggaagaaggcgGTGGCACCAGCCCAGGATCATCGAGCGAGGACGAAGCACCCCGCAGTGCGTCCCCCAAAGCCCAGCGTCCCCCCAGAGCcggccaggctgcagctcccaAACTGCGCGTGCCCCCCACCACTGTGGCACCTGTCCCAGATCGGGGGGCTGGCACCCCCCTGAGCCCCTTCTCCCCCGTGGAAGGCCACCAGCCCGTCTCGGACTGGGGCGAGGAGATGGATCTGGCCTCTCCCCGCAGCAGTCTGGGGGACAGTCCCCTTTCAGGTCCCACTGTCCCCAAGTCGAGAGGGGATTCCGGAGAGATTCCAG GACTGAGCCTCGTGGAGCTGGCTGGGCCCCCCCagggggagcagagccctgcagagcccccACAAGGGGAAGAAATGAGGCCGAACACGGAGCAAGAGGCTTCGGGAAAGCACGAGGAGGCGGCAGGGAGCCCGGCAGAGGATAGAACGCAAG GAGACATGGCGTTTCCCCGCCAGCCGGATGCGGAGGTGGCCCCCGGCACGGTGGAGATCACGGACTTTGAGCGG CCTGACTCTACCTGCGAAACATCCCGGAGTTGCCGTGCTTTGCTCCCGGCATCTCTGGTTTCGGGATCTGGTTCCTTCCAAAGCCTGGGAAGCGCGTCGGGTGGTGGAGGCTGGCGGGTGCTGTGCTTGCCCGGGAGGCTGCGACGTCt GACGGCCAAGTGCCCCGATGTCCTGGAGCAGCCCCTCCGTCACTCGGGTCGCTCCCACCGTGACTGCTACAGCTTTCTAGAGACTGTGAGCCGGCAGGAATAA
- the LOC115337684 gene encoding coiled-coil domain-containing protein 9-like isoform X2: MSAALDLRSKEEKDAELDKRIEALRKKNEALIKRYQGIEEDRKKAEQEGIAVTALRRVRPADAEPERRWVDKDLSVTVQVMLSPGEKRVVKDKKPLGTPKPGRGATPRGSGRAGLRPSGRSPQGEPPAKPFWEGAGGNGVTPAERGGRGRRLRGRGAAGAVMGGDAGPDRKSKEWEERRRQNIEKMNEEMEKIAEYERNQRDGLHEKNPVRNFLDDPRRSGPFQDTDRKEGSRRHVRNWGGADFDKVKAGMEREKTWQGPGRRSSPKAGGQLDMTLSMTGRERAEYVRWKKEREQIDQERLARHRKPTGQWRREWDAEKSDSMFKEGSAAAPGSEMSGGEENKRPPPKPLTFGEFLTPHRTQRRRKGRGRGQGTGTKPYSMHDNRWEEKELPVSTEEAESRKVEEAPSGALPEPPRPLSPEEDEDQWEDVSEEEEEEEEEEGGGTSPGSSSEDEAPRSASPKAQRPPRAGQAAAPKLRVPPTTVAPVPDRGAGTPLSPFSPVEGHQPVSDWGEEMDLASPRSSLGDSPLSGPTVPKSRGDSGEIPGLSLVELAGPPQGEQSPAEPPQGEEMRPNTEQEASGKHEEAAGSPAEDRTQGDMAFPRQPDAEVAPGTVEITDFERPDSTCETSRSCRALLPASLVSGSGSFQSLGSASGGGGWRVLCLPGRLRRLTAKCPDVLEQPLRHSGRSHRDCYSFLETVSRQE; encoded by the exons ATG tcGGCCGCGCTGGACCTGAGATCGAAGGAGGAGAAGGACGCGGAGCTGGATAAACGTATCGAAGCGCTACGGAAGAAGAACGAGGCCCTTATTAAGCGTTAtcagg GGATCGAGGAAGATCGGAAGAAAGCGGAGCAGGAGGGAATTGCGGTGACGGCTTTGCGCCGCGTGAGGCCAGCTGATGCTGAGCCAGAGAGGAGATGGGTGGACAAGGATCTCTCCGTCACTGTCCAGGTTATGCTCTCCCCCGGG gAGAAGCGTGTGGTGAAGGACAAGAAGCCATTGGGCACCCCGAAACCTGGACGTGGCGCCACTCCCCGTGGCTCGGGGCGTGCCGGGTTGCGTCCTTCTGGCCGTTCCCCCCAGGGGGAACCCCCTGCCAAGCCATTTTGGGAGGGTGCTGGTGGGAATGGCGTGACCCCGGCGGAGCGCGGCGGACGGGGACGGCGCttgcggggccggggggcagcTGGTGCGGTGATGGGGGGTGATGCCGGTCCCGACCGAAAGTCCAAG GAGTGGGAAGAGCGACGGCGGCAGAACATTGAGAAGATGAATGAGGAGATGGAGAAGATTGCAGAGTACGAGAGGAACCAGCGg GACGGGCTTCACGAGAAGAATCCTGTACGTAACTTCTTGGATGACCCGCGCCGCAGTGGCCCCTTCCAGGACACCGATCGTAAAGAGGGGAGCCGGCGACATGTCCGAAATTGGGGGGGAGCTGATTTCGACAAGGTCAAGGCAGGAATGGAGCGTGAGAAGACCTGGCAGGGCCCC GGACGCCGTTCCAGCCCGAAAGCTGGGGGGCAGCTGGACATGACGCTCTCCATGACGGGTCGGGAGCGAGCCGAATACGTCCGCTGGAAGAAAGAACGGGAACAAATCGATCAGGAACGCCTGGCGCGGCACCGCAAACCCACCGGGCAGTGGCGGCGGGAGTGGGATGCCGAGAAATCGGACAGCAT gttcAAGGAGGGCTCTGCGGCAGCGCCCGGCTCAGAAATGAGCGGTGGGGAGGAAAACAAGCGCCCTCCTCCCAAACCTCTCACTTTTGGGGAATTCCTCACCCCACATCGCACCCAGCGGAGGAGAAAGGGCCGGGGACGTGGCCAGGGCACCGGGACCAAGCCCTACAG catgCATGATAACcggtgggaggagaaggagctgcCGGTATCGACCGAGGAAGCTGAGAGCCGGAAG GTGGAAGAAGCGCCGAGTGGGGCCCTCCCGGAGCCTCCCCGCCCCCTGAGccctgaggaagatgaagacCAGTGGGAGGACgtcagtgaggaggaggaagaagaggaggaggaagaaggcgGTGGCACCAGCCCAGGATCATCGAGCGAGGACGAAGCACCCCGCAGTGCGTCCCCCAAAGCCCAGCGTCCCCCCAGAGCcggccaggctgcagctcccaAACTGCGCGTGCCCCCCACCACTGTGGCACCTGTCCCAGATCGGGGGGCTGGCACCCCCCTGAGCCCCTTCTCCCCCGTGGAAGGCCACCAGCCCGTCTCGGACTGGGGCGAGGAGATGGATCTGGCCTCTCCCCGCAGCAGTCTGGGGGACAGTCCCCTTTCAGGTCCCACTGTCCCCAAGTCGAGAGGGGATTCCGGAGAGATTCCAG GACTGAGCCTCGTGGAGCTGGCTGGGCCCCCCCagggggagcagagccctgcagagcccccACAAGGGGAAGAAATGAGGCCGAACACGGAGCAAGAGGCTTCGGGAAAGCACGAGGAGGCGGCAGGGAGCCCGGCAGAGGATAGAACGCAAG GAGACATGGCGTTTCCCCGCCAGCCGGATGCGGAGGTGGCCCCCGGCACGGTGGAGATCACGGACTTTGAGCGG CCTGACTCTACCTGCGAAACATCCCGGAGTTGCCGTGCTTTGCTCCCGGCATCTCTGGTTTCGGGATCTGGTTCCTTCCAAAGCCTGGGAAGCGCGTCGGGTGGTGGAGGCTGGCGGGTGCTGTGCTTGCCCGGGAGGCTGCGACGTCt GACGGCCAAGTGCCCCGATGTCCTGGAGCAGCCCCTCCGTCACTCGGGTCGCTCCCACCGTGACTGCTACAGCTTTCTAGAGACTGTGAGCCGGCAGGAATAA
- the LOC115337684 gene encoding coiled-coil domain-containing protein 9-like isoform X4 translates to MSAALDLRSKEEKDAELDKRIEALRKKNEALIKRYQGIEEDRKKAEQEGIAVTALRRVRPADAEPERRWVDKDLSVTVQVMLSPGEKRVVKDKKPLGTPKPGRGATPRGSGRAGLRPSGRSPQGEPPAKPFWEGAGGNGVTPAERGGRGRRLRGRGAAGAVMGGDAGPDRKSKEWEERRRQNIEKMNEEMEKIAEYERNQRDGLHEKNPVRNFLDDPRRSGPFQDTDRKEGSRRHVRNWGGADFDKVKAGMEREKTWQGPVRTPGRRSSPKAGGQLDMTLSMTGRERAEYVRWKKEREQIDQERLARHRKPTGQWRREWDAEKSDSMFKEGSAAAPGSEMSGGEENKRPPPKPLTFGEFLTPHRTQRRRKGRGRGQGTGTKPYSMHDNRWEEKELPVSTEEAESRKVEEAPSGALPEPPRPLSPEEDEDQWEDVSEEEEEEEEEEGGGTSPGSSSEDEAPRSASPKAQRPPRAGQAAAPKLRVPPTTVAPVPDRGAGTPLSPFSPVEGHQPVSDWGEEMDLASPRSSLGDSPLSGPTVPKSRGDSGEIPGLSLVELAGPPQGEQSPAEPPQGEEMRPNTEQEASGKHEEAAGSPAEDRTQGDMAFPRQPDAEVAPGTVEITDFERDGQVPRCPGAAPPSLGSLPP, encoded by the exons ATG tcGGCCGCGCTGGACCTGAGATCGAAGGAGGAGAAGGACGCGGAGCTGGATAAACGTATCGAAGCGCTACGGAAGAAGAACGAGGCCCTTATTAAGCGTTAtcagg GGATCGAGGAAGATCGGAAGAAAGCGGAGCAGGAGGGAATTGCGGTGACGGCTTTGCGCCGCGTGAGGCCAGCTGATGCTGAGCCAGAGAGGAGATGGGTGGACAAGGATCTCTCCGTCACTGTCCAGGTTATGCTCTCCCCCGGG gAGAAGCGTGTGGTGAAGGACAAGAAGCCATTGGGCACCCCGAAACCTGGACGTGGCGCCACTCCCCGTGGCTCGGGGCGTGCCGGGTTGCGTCCTTCTGGCCGTTCCCCCCAGGGGGAACCCCCTGCCAAGCCATTTTGGGAGGGTGCTGGTGGGAATGGCGTGACCCCGGCGGAGCGCGGCGGACGGGGACGGCGCttgcggggccggggggcagcTGGTGCGGTGATGGGGGGTGATGCCGGTCCCGACCGAAAGTCCAAG GAGTGGGAAGAGCGACGGCGGCAGAACATTGAGAAGATGAATGAGGAGATGGAGAAGATTGCAGAGTACGAGAGGAACCAGCGg GACGGGCTTCACGAGAAGAATCCTGTACGTAACTTCTTGGATGACCCGCGCCGCAGTGGCCCCTTCCAGGACACCGATCGTAAAGAGGGGAGCCGGCGACATGTCCGAAATTGGGGGGGAGCTGATTTCGACAAGGTCAAGGCAGGAATGGAGCGTGAGAAGACCTGGCAGGGCCCCGTACGTACCCCG GGACGCCGTTCCAGCCCGAAAGCTGGGGGGCAGCTGGACATGACGCTCTCCATGACGGGTCGGGAGCGAGCCGAATACGTCCGCTGGAAGAAAGAACGGGAACAAATCGATCAGGAACGCCTGGCGCGGCACCGCAAACCCACCGGGCAGTGGCGGCGGGAGTGGGATGCCGAGAAATCGGACAGCAT gttcAAGGAGGGCTCTGCGGCAGCGCCCGGCTCAGAAATGAGCGGTGGGGAGGAAAACAAGCGCCCTCCTCCCAAACCTCTCACTTTTGGGGAATTCCTCACCCCACATCGCACCCAGCGGAGGAGAAAGGGCCGGGGACGTGGCCAGGGCACCGGGACCAAGCCCTACAG catgCATGATAACcggtgggaggagaaggagctgcCGGTATCGACCGAGGAAGCTGAGAGCCGGAAG GTGGAAGAAGCGCCGAGTGGGGCCCTCCCGGAGCCTCCCCGCCCCCTGAGccctgaggaagatgaagacCAGTGGGAGGACgtcagtgaggaggaggaagaagaggaggaggaagaaggcgGTGGCACCAGCCCAGGATCATCGAGCGAGGACGAAGCACCCCGCAGTGCGTCCCCCAAAGCCCAGCGTCCCCCCAGAGCcggccaggctgcagctcccaAACTGCGCGTGCCCCCCACCACTGTGGCACCTGTCCCAGATCGGGGGGCTGGCACCCCCCTGAGCCCCTTCTCCCCCGTGGAAGGCCACCAGCCCGTCTCGGACTGGGGCGAGGAGATGGATCTGGCCTCTCCCCGCAGCAGTCTGGGGGACAGTCCCCTTTCAGGTCCCACTGTCCCCAAGTCGAGAGGGGATTCCGGAGAGATTCCAG GACTGAGCCTCGTGGAGCTGGCTGGGCCCCCCCagggggagcagagccctgcagagcccccACAAGGGGAAGAAATGAGGCCGAACACGGAGCAAGAGGCTTCGGGAAAGCACGAGGAGGCGGCAGGGAGCCCGGCAGAGGATAGAACGCAAG GAGACATGGCGTTTCCCCGCCAGCCGGATGCGGAGGTGGCCCCCGGCACGGTGGAGATCACGGACTTTGAGCGG GACGGCCAAGTGCCCCGATGTCCTGGAGCAGCCCCTCCGTCACTCGGGTCGCTCCCACCGTGA
- the LOC115337684 gene encoding coiled-coil domain-containing protein 9-like isoform X1, with translation MSAALDLRSKEEKDAELDKRIEALRKKNEALIKRYQGIEEDRKKAEQEGIAVTALRRVRPADAEPERRWVDKDLSVTVQVMLSPGEKRVVKDKKPLGTPKPGRGATPRGSGRAGLRPSGRSPQGEPPAKPFWEGAGGNGVTPAERGGRGRRLRGRGAAGAVMGGDAGPDRKSKEWEERRRQNIEKMNEEMEKIAEYERNQRDGLHEKNPVRNFLDDPRRSGPFQDTDRKEGSRRHVRNWGGADFDKVKAGMEREKTWQGPVRTPGRRSSPKAGGQLDMTLSMTGRERAEYVRWKKEREQIDQERLARHRKPTGQWRREWDAEKSDSMFKEGSAAAPGSEMSGGEENKRPPPKPLTFGEFLTPHRTQRRRKGRGRGQGTGTKPYSMHDNRWEEKELPVSTEEAESRKVEEAPSGALPEPPRPLSPEEDEDQWEDVSEEEEEEEEEEGGGTSPGSSSEDEAPRSASPKAQRPPRAGQAAAPKLRVPPTTVAPVPDRGAGTPLSPFSPVEGHQPVSDWGEEMDLASPRSSLGDSPLSGPTVPKSRGDSGEIPGLSLVELAGPPQGEQSPAEPPQGEEMRPNTEQEASGKHEEAAGSPAEDRTQGDMAFPRQPDAEVAPGTVEITDFERPDSTCETSRSCRALLPASLVSGSGSFQSLGSASGGGGWRVLCLPGRLRRLTAKCPDVLEQPLRHSGRSHRDCYSFLETVSRQE, from the exons ATG tcGGCCGCGCTGGACCTGAGATCGAAGGAGGAGAAGGACGCGGAGCTGGATAAACGTATCGAAGCGCTACGGAAGAAGAACGAGGCCCTTATTAAGCGTTAtcagg GGATCGAGGAAGATCGGAAGAAAGCGGAGCAGGAGGGAATTGCGGTGACGGCTTTGCGCCGCGTGAGGCCAGCTGATGCTGAGCCAGAGAGGAGATGGGTGGACAAGGATCTCTCCGTCACTGTCCAGGTTATGCTCTCCCCCGGG gAGAAGCGTGTGGTGAAGGACAAGAAGCCATTGGGCACCCCGAAACCTGGACGTGGCGCCACTCCCCGTGGCTCGGGGCGTGCCGGGTTGCGTCCTTCTGGCCGTTCCCCCCAGGGGGAACCCCCTGCCAAGCCATTTTGGGAGGGTGCTGGTGGGAATGGCGTGACCCCGGCGGAGCGCGGCGGACGGGGACGGCGCttgcggggccggggggcagcTGGTGCGGTGATGGGGGGTGATGCCGGTCCCGACCGAAAGTCCAAG GAGTGGGAAGAGCGACGGCGGCAGAACATTGAGAAGATGAATGAGGAGATGGAGAAGATTGCAGAGTACGAGAGGAACCAGCGg GACGGGCTTCACGAGAAGAATCCTGTACGTAACTTCTTGGATGACCCGCGCCGCAGTGGCCCCTTCCAGGACACCGATCGTAAAGAGGGGAGCCGGCGACATGTCCGAAATTGGGGGGGAGCTGATTTCGACAAGGTCAAGGCAGGAATGGAGCGTGAGAAGACCTGGCAGGGCCCCGTACGTACCCCG GGACGCCGTTCCAGCCCGAAAGCTGGGGGGCAGCTGGACATGACGCTCTCCATGACGGGTCGGGAGCGAGCCGAATACGTCCGCTGGAAGAAAGAACGGGAACAAATCGATCAGGAACGCCTGGCGCGGCACCGCAAACCCACCGGGCAGTGGCGGCGGGAGTGGGATGCCGAGAAATCGGACAGCAT gttcAAGGAGGGCTCTGCGGCAGCGCCCGGCTCAGAAATGAGCGGTGGGGAGGAAAACAAGCGCCCTCCTCCCAAACCTCTCACTTTTGGGGAATTCCTCACCCCACATCGCACCCAGCGGAGGAGAAAGGGCCGGGGACGTGGCCAGGGCACCGGGACCAAGCCCTACAG catgCATGATAACcggtgggaggagaaggagctgcCGGTATCGACCGAGGAAGCTGAGAGCCGGAAG GTGGAAGAAGCGCCGAGTGGGGCCCTCCCGGAGCCTCCCCGCCCCCTGAGccctgaggaagatgaagacCAGTGGGAGGACgtcagtgaggaggaggaagaagaggaggaggaagaaggcgGTGGCACCAGCCCAGGATCATCGAGCGAGGACGAAGCACCCCGCAGTGCGTCCCCCAAAGCCCAGCGTCCCCCCAGAGCcggccaggctgcagctcccaAACTGCGCGTGCCCCCCACCACTGTGGCACCTGTCCCAGATCGGGGGGCTGGCACCCCCCTGAGCCCCTTCTCCCCCGTGGAAGGCCACCAGCCCGTCTCGGACTGGGGCGAGGAGATGGATCTGGCCTCTCCCCGCAGCAGTCTGGGGGACAGTCCCCTTTCAGGTCCCACTGTCCCCAAGTCGAGAGGGGATTCCGGAGAGATTCCAG GACTGAGCCTCGTGGAGCTGGCTGGGCCCCCCCagggggagcagagccctgcagagcccccACAAGGGGAAGAAATGAGGCCGAACACGGAGCAAGAGGCTTCGGGAAAGCACGAGGAGGCGGCAGGGAGCCCGGCAGAGGATAGAACGCAAG GAGACATGGCGTTTCCCCGCCAGCCGGATGCGGAGGTGGCCCCCGGCACGGTGGAGATCACGGACTTTGAGCGG CCTGACTCTACCTGCGAAACATCCCGGAGTTGCCGTGCTTTGCTCCCGGCATCTCTGGTTTCGGGATCTGGTTCCTTCCAAAGCCTGGGAAGCGCGTCGGGTGGTGGAGGCTGGCGGGTGCTGTGCTTGCCCGGGAGGCTGCGACGTCt GACGGCCAAGTGCCCCGATGTCCTGGAGCAGCCCCTCCGTCACTCGGGTCGCTCCCACCGTGACTGCTACAGCTTTCTAGAGACTGTGAGCCGGCAGGAATAA